Proteins encoded by one window of Anopheles maculipalpis chromosome 2RL, idAnoMacuDA_375_x, whole genome shotgun sequence:
- the LOC126556805 gene encoding kinase suppressor of Ras 1, with protein MMMANNNFSEVKAAAGVAAAGAAPPPPGDGSAGDDSGGGDSAGGGGGGEGDSSEVNIRRGLDVIQSMIDISADRLEGLRTQCATSAELTQQEIRTLETKLVKLFSDLLITKSKLPERLPARGLPATGNELKQWLRVVGLSCASLNAVIQQVTTLEGLLEKDERELRTIMGNNVYVREEEIKRLTRACSNLRRCREHLELPVSDGGGRKGTEPHDLFWDSWDRQPACHRTSPRVNRSLGGKATAKHAAATGGYHNQRHHNNGPTESTPATTTANTSPQTEDGSMMQHEGGLLNPQHAISPDEASTSGCTPSPSPPNSPSSVLLHNKQNRRGFPTTPPPRKKHQTALLSYASSSSCSPVTAASSTVSTVASGTNNTTSTTSSGSCSAAEAASTALTKSKSHESQFGSQQAGGGGGSGTGGITSGTNNNNSHANNNNNNNSINHINNNIPSTVVVSLSEGVSLTNTTSATSNGGSGGSGGTFVSQQQQRLMGNGSANRMGTFPRSRLHTEPTITGSGGGGVVGGGGGGSVLSTSGDHHQHHHHQPSQQHYHHHYHHHLQQQQQGVAGCTGMSPEAGGEYGGTGDPGVPPHPTGGVGIISSSSAVPPKSPCTPIITRGMGHMIQHRFTKKFKVTKSTCDLCLKQMFFGFKCTECKYRCHKDCKSNVPPSCGLPQEFVDEFKKSLQSDTLLPTSVSPNIGRSGGGSGGVGAMYGGGRSDGGKAGMVRGPMHAIHACGGGPDSSSAGSSCNSSSPSSPALLSLPPQTPATSKYSQFNFPEVPSGGGGVHGGGTGGSSGSTTTMMMMAMSGGSDRSGGGITIETHPIGGGGTGGLGGSLGSSGVYTMDTSVEIPKLQFSDIPDHNVPGGGEDKTGSASATSTDSSSDRTPIRLDSTEERDHESSWPRQNSLSLKEWDIPYDDLHLKEKIGNGRFGTVHRALWHGDVAVKLLKEDYVADERTLEAFKLEVATFKKTRHENVVLFMGACMKPPRLAIVTSLCKGNTLFTHIHLRKDKFNLNRTTLVAQQISQGMGYLHARGIVHKDLKTKNIFLENGKVIITDFGLFSATKLLYCELGLGIPGGWLCYLAPELMRNLTPYRPVEGDLPFSKASDIYAFGTVWYELLCGEFPFKSQPAESIIWQVGRGMKQTLANLQASRDVKDILIQCWSYHSDDRPDFAKLLTQLERLPKKRLARSPSHPVQLSRSAESVF; from the exons atgatgATGGCCAATAATAATTTCAGTGAAGTGAAGGCAGCAGCAGGAGTAGCGGCTGCCggagcagcaccaccaccaccgggagATGGCAGCGCTGGTGACGACAGTGGGGGTGGTGATAGTGCGGGTGGCGGTGGCGGGGGCGAAGGGGATAGCAGTGAGGTGAATATCCGGCGCGGGCTGGACGTGATACAGAGCATGATCGATATATCGGCCGATCGGCTCGAGGGCTTGCGGACGCAGTGTGCGACGAGCGCCGAGCTGACGCAGCAGGAAATCCGCACGCTCGAAACGAAGCTGGTGAAGCTGTTTTCCGATCTGTTGATTACGAAATCGAAGCTTCCGGAGCGGCTGCCCGCCCGCGGTCTACCCGCAACCGGAAACGAACTCAAGCAATGGCTCAGAGTTGTTG GTCTGAGCTGTGCATCACTTAATGCTGTGATACAACAGGTCACCACGCTGGAAGGGCTGCTCGAAAAGGACGAGCGAGAGCTGCGGACAATCATGGGCAACAACGTGTACGTCCGGGAGGAAGAAATTAAGCGGCTGACTCGCGCTTGCAGCAATCTTCGACGCTGCCGCGAACATCTCGAACTACCCGTCTCGGACGGTGGTGGCCGCAAGGGTACGGAACCGCACGATCTCTTCTGGGACTCTTGGGACCGTCAGCCGGCTTGCCATCGTACGTCACCTCGCGTCAACCGGTCGTTGGGTGGTAAAGCGACCGCCAAGCATGCTGCCGCCACCGGAGGCTACCATAATCAGCGCCATCATAACAATGGGCCAACGGAATCGACacccgccaccaccaccgccaacacAAGCCCCCAAACGGAAGATGGCAGCATGATGCAGCACGAAGGAGGGCTGCTGAATCCGCAGCACGCGATCTCACCAGATGAAGCTTCCACCAGCGGATGCACTCCTTCGCCATCGCCACCAAACTCGCCCTCTAGCGTGCTCCTGCACAACAAGCAGAATCGGCGAGGCTTTCCCACAACGCCACCGCCGAGGAAAAAACACCAGACGGCGCTTCTGTCGTACGCGTCCTCTTCTTCATGCTCACCGGTGACGGCAGCATCGTCGACCGTTTCGACTGTGGCCAGCGGTAcaaacaacaccaccagcacGACCAGTTCCGGTTCATGTTCGGCCGCTGAAGCCGCCAGCACGGCACTAACCAAATCCAAGTCCCATGAATCGCAATTTGGGAGTCAGCaggccggtggtggtggtggtagtggcaCTGGTGGTATTACCAGcggaaccaacaacaacaacagccatgccaataacaacaacaacaacaacagcataaACCACATTAACAACAACATTCCATCGACGGTGGTGGTGTCGCTTAGTGAGGGTGTTTCTCTCACCAATACAACCAGCGCGACCAGCAACGGAGGTTCCGGAGGTTCCGGAGGTACATTCGTGtctcagcagcaacaacggtTGATGGGCAATGGCAGTGCGAACCGCATGGGGACATTTCCGCGCAGCCGACTCCACACCGAACCCACCATCACGGGTAGTGGCGGTGGAggggttgttggtggtggtggtggaggaagtGTCCTCAGCACCAGCGGTGACCatcaccagcatcatcatcatcagccatCGCAGCAACActaccatcatcattatcatcatcacctgcagcagcaacaacaaggaGTCGCCGGATGCACTGGAATGTCCCCGGAAGCGGGTGGCGAATACGGTGGCACGGGCGATCCAGGTGTTCCGCCCCATCCGACGGGTGGTGTTGGTATCATCTCCTCCTCTTCCGCCGTACCTCCAAAGTCACCCTGCACTCCAATCATCACGCGCGGCATGGGCCACATGATACAGCACCGGTTTACGAAGAAATTTAAGGTCACCAAGAGCACGTGCGATCTGTGCCTGAAGCAGATGTTCTTCGGCTTCAAGTGTACCGAGTGCAAGTACCGGTGCCACAAGGATTGTAAATCGAACGTACCGCCATCGTGCGGACTgccgcaggagtttgtggatgAGTTTAAGAAATCGCTCCAATCGGACACGCTTCTGCCGACAAGCGTTTCACCCAATATTGGTCGGAGCGGCGGTGGGTCGGGAGGCGTTGGTGCCATGTACGGTGGAGGACGGAGTGATGGTGGAAAGGCGGGAATGGTACGAGGACCGATGCACGCGATACACGCGTGTGGTGGCGGTCCGGACAGTAGTTCGGCCGGGTCGAGTTGCAACAGTTCATCACCCTCGAGTCCGGCCTTGCTCTCGTTACCACCACAAACACCCGCCACATCCAAGTATTCGCAGTTCAATTTTCCCGAGGTTCCGAGCGGCGGCGGAGGCGTCCACGGTGGTGGCACTGGTGGAAGTTCCGGTTCGACGACgaccatgatgatgatggcaatgAGCGGTGGAAGCGATCGAAGCGGCGGAGGAATTACGATCGAAACACATCCAATTGGAGGCGGTGGTACGGGCGGACTGGGTGGAAGTTTGGGCAGCAGCGGAGTCTACACGATGGACACAAGCGTCGAAATACCGAAGCTACAGTTTTCGGACATTCCCGATCACAATGTGcccggtggtggtgaagaTAAAACCGGTTCCGCAAGCGCGACGAGCACCGATTCTTCTTCCGATCGTACCCCGATCCGGCTCGATTCGACCGAAGAGCGTGATCACGAAAGTAGCTGGCCGCGGCAAAATTCGCTTTCGCTCAAAGAGTGGGACATTCCGTACGATGATCTACACCTGAAGGAGAAGATTGGCAATGGCCGATTCGGTACCGTGCATCGAGCGCTGTGGCACGGTGATGTTGCCGTAAAGCTGCTAAAGGAAGACTACGTAGCCGACGAACGCACGCTGGAAGCGTTCAAGCTCGAGGTAGCCACGTTCAAGAAAACACGGCACGAAAATGTCGTCCTGTTCATGGGCGCCTGTATGAAACCTCCACGGCTCGCCATCGTCACGTCACTCTGCAAGGGCAACACGCTCTTCACACACATCCATCTGCGGAAGGACAAGTTCAACCTGAACCGCACCACCCTGGTGGCGCAACAGATCTCGCAGGGTATGGGCTATCTGCACGCACGTGGTATCGTCCACAAGGACCTCAAAACGAAGAACATCTTCCTCGAGAACGGCAAAGTGATCATTACCGACTTTGGACTGTTTAGCGCCACTAAGCTGCTCTACTGCGAGCTCGGTCTCGGCATCCCGGGCGGTTGGCTGTGCTATTTGGCACCGGAGCTGATGCGCAACCTAACACCCTACCGACCCGTCGAGGGTGACCTTCCCTTCTCGAAAGCTTCGGACATTTACGCGTTCGGCACGGTATGGTACGAGCTGCTGTGCGGTGAGTTCCCGTTCAAATCGCAACCGGCTGAATCAATCATCTGGCAGGTGGGGCGTGGGATGAAGCAAACGCTAGCCAATCTGCAGGCATCGCGCGACGTCAAGGATATACTGATCCAGTGCTGGAGCTACCATTCGGACGATAGGCCCGACTTTGCCAAACTGCTGACGCAGCTCGAGCGACTGCCGAAGAAACGGCTTGCCCGGTCACCTTCCCATCCGGTGCAACTGTCCCGATCGGCAGAATCGGTGTTctag
- the LOC126556788 gene encoding LIM domain-containing protein A → MAAASSNNNNGTIITTTTSTTTNSSSGSSIHIETDEFIKKSRVTRAAPPKPAYDPLQFVQIKPAKLYDLNKAKPSTERKTQVMEVKTTHREVEDAEEWQCNLDNWKSSRRKRVEHIIDKITEAKKIEQEEVCRGRKKSKTFSEMLENSGSKRRFILPENEDDDEGGSFSDDLHDPRDSSKHQYKDESTDERATDDTSSCCSSKLADGELKTPDPEDDTREAPEMNEFSLAIENYKSKFPMTQNRVLGGGGGIVTTTTTSTSIVSSIESNSNDNYESNEQTVESITQQLSSLEVTEKRTGEKPSLLVSIEPMESRMSVGIEQQQQQQEQSQEESPKVNVIERRRLFEQLQQMQTLGTADTKPLSAAPTLMTAGGQQERSVEENSSSSNEEPPGSSNSSSEWFAAGSIRERRAIFERYQSNEMIAEEHDHQLLHVGGRSRSSSNAAVVKSRSESNVGFINGSTGRFELALNQLKRNGSAADYCEDSGIQSTTDLSRSSMVSQADENDPTSLLLLLPDDDGRPGKSPARSATLDSASEFSDTDCSNGQLLDNALDVAFEEMDSELNESGTVDDHTVPEEQALPAAPNQEAEIVPLAVVPLATNNEQPLVDEQLVLMALPKSALTPPKEKPPPPPVDEETEMDLQSLSAGSIITSWMHKDAGVIPVAITTLQTNGNTHNDSMQVVAEHEQSMGCRVFDDDQLGDVDQWRSLESYEEVQQHVQHQQQQQLKQHEQEQELERDKDQQEMLVYSNRIETLPSHHHQLYDPGEHEEIVSVERELLQIEQEELQRRREKQMFYEKLTKADTSQHQQQYTHPVQQQSHQRQPPQQQQQPQQPYYYSHHLPHQTHHHNLHHLHHRASMPAIDSRSLQNVNSYASYETPFLDDANSSTGYEMSSLHRESMPNLSHVAASSSHPSSLSSYGEEYSANSATSFDGTCWPPVVDHRLAQGHAFFDKRPAVAPRPTMNGVPHRSSLPSGVAPRYHGGQQRMSNNMFEQHPKDSKQITQQQAMVSRGQGTGGVNNTTPYGQHWLVQEAEQRRIEQHQKSNNNAKRPLPKFVIDAITQRVQKLNAGSPENSDRSNLSEDSDLAMINSMKHHHHHQSQSMVPPPPHHHQQQPLPPPIPPQQQQQQQQTYSNTSDKVLSVSGKKECSHCRIELGKGAAMAIESLGLFYHIECFKCCVCHVKLGDGTNGIDVRVRKYRLHCQNCFSSEDGVKFSCV, encoded by the exons ATGGCGGCAGCATcatcgaacaacaacaacggcaccatcatcaccaccacgaCCTCGACGaccacaaacagcagcagcggtagCAGTATTCACATCGAAACAGATGAATTCATCAAGAAGAGCCGGGTGACGCGTGCTGCACCACCCAAACCGGCCTACGATCCGCTGCAGTTCGTACAGATCAAGCCGGCAAAGCTGTACGATCTGAACAAGGCGAAACCGTCGACCGAACGTAAGACACAGGTGATGGAGGTGAAGACAACGCACCGGGAGGTGGAAGACGCGGAGGAATGGCAGTGCAATTTGGACAATTGGAAGTCGTCACGCAGGAAACGGGTAGAGCACATTATCGACAAGATTACCGAGGCGAAAAAGATCGAGCAGGAGGAGGTGTGCCGGGGTCGCAAAAAGTCCAAAACATTTTCggaaatgttggaaaatag TGGTTCAAAACGACGGTTTATTCTGCCGGAGAATGAGGACGATGACGAGGGTGGCAGCTTTAGTGATGATCTGCATGATCCGAGAGATTCATCCAAACACCAGTACAAG GATGAATCAACGGACGAACGTGCGACGGATGACACGAGCAGCTGCTGCTCGTCCAAGCTTGCCGACGGTGAATTGAAAACACCGGACCCGGAGGACGATACGCGAGAAGCGCCCGAAATGAACGAATTTTCGCTCGCAATTGAAAACTACAAGTCCAAATTTCCCATGACACAAAATAGGGTGTtgggcggtggcggtggcattgtgacgaccaccaccacaagcACGTCGATAGTTAGCTCAATTGAAAGCAATAGTAACGATAATTATGAAAGCAATGAACAAACGGTGGAGTCTATTACGCAGCAGCTTTCCTCGCTAGAGGTAACGGAAAAGCGAACCGGAGAGAAACCCTCACTACTGGTGTCGATCGAACCGATGGAGAGCCGGATGAGTGTGGGTatcgagcaacagcagcaacagcaagaacaAAGTCAGGAAGAAAGTCCAAAGGTGAACGTGATCGAGCGGCGAAGGTTGTTCGAGCAGCTTCAACAAATGCAAACCCTTGGTACGGCCGATACGAAACCGTTAAGCGCTGCACCTACGCTGATGACTGCTGGAGGACAGCAGGAACGTTCGGTGGAAGAGAATTCATCGTCCTCGAACGAAGAACCCCCCGGCAGTTCCAACTCGTCCTCCGAATGGTTCGCTGCGGGCAGCATCCGGGAACGACGGGCAATCTTTGAACGGTATCAATCGAACGAAATGATAGCGGAAGAGCACGATCATCAGCTGCTGCACGTGGGTGGGCGTAGCCGAAGCAGCAGTAATGCGGCCGTCGTTAAAAGCCGTTCGGAGTCAAACGTTGGTTTTATTAATGGAAGTACTGGGCGGTTCGAGCTGGCATTAAATCAACTAAAACGGAACGGTAGCGCCGCCGACTATTGCGAGGACAGTGGCATCCAGTCGACGACGGATCTGTCCCGCAGCTCGATGGTGTCACAGGCGGACGAGAATGATCCAACctcgctgctgctactgctgccggaTGACGACGGGCGACCGGGCAAAAGTCCGGCCCGGTCGGCGACACTCGATTCGGCGAGCGAATTCTCCGACACCGATTGCAGTAATGGACAG CTACTTGACAATGCACTCGATGTGGCGTTTGAAGAGATGGACAGCGAGCTGAACGAATCCGGCACCGTAGACGATCATACGGTACCGGAAGAACAAGCGCTTCCAGCTGCCCCCAATCAGGAGGCGGAAATAGTGCCACTAGCCGTAGTCCCGCTAGCGACGAACAACGAACAGCCACTCGTAGACGAACAGCTGGTACTGATGGCTTTACCGAAGTCGGCCCTAACCCCACCGAAAGAGAAACCTCCACCGCCGCCCGTTGATGAGGAGACGGAGATGGATTTGCAATCGTTATCGGCCGGTTCCATAATAACGAGCTGGATGCATAAAGATGCCGGCGTAATACCAGTTGCCATCACGACGCTACAAACGAACGGGAACACGCATAATGATTCAATGCAGGTGGTCGCCGAACACGAACAGAGCATGGGGTGTCGTGTGTTTGATGATGATCAGTTGGGAGATGTGGACCAGTGGAGGAGTCTGGAGAGTTATGAAGAAGTGCAGCAGCATGtacagcatcaacagcagcagcagctaaagCAACATGAACAGGAGCAGGAACTGGAGCGGGATAAGGATCAGCAGGAAATGTTGGTATACAGCAATCGGATCGAGACCCTTCCATCGCATCACCACCAACTGTACGATCCAGGCGAGCACGAG GAAATAGTAAGCGTAGAAAGGGAGCTTCTACAGATCGAACAGGAAGAGCTGCAACGGAGAAGAGAGAAACAAATGTTCTACGAAAAGCTAACGAAAGCGGACACATCCCAGCATCAACAGCAGTACACGCATCCAGTACAGCAGCAATCTCACCAACGTCAACCacctcaacagcagcagcaaccacaacAACCGTACTACTACTCTCATCACCTTCCCCATCAAACACATCATCACAATCTCCATCATCTGCATCATCGTGCTTctatgccggccatcgataGTCGATCCTTACAAAATGTCAATTCGTACGCTTCGTACGAAACCCCTTTTCTGGACGatgccaacagcagcaccggGTACGAGATGAGCTCGTTGCATCGCGAATCTATGCCAAACTTGTCACACGTTGCCGCATCTTCATCCCATCCATCCTCGCTGTCTTCGTACGGTGAGGAATATTCGGCCAACTCGGCTACCAGCTTCGATGGTACTTGTTGGCCACCGGTGGTGGATCATCGACTTGCGCAGGGTCATGCATTTTTCGACAAGCGTCCCGCAGTAGCGCCCCGGCCGACGATGAATGGTGTGCCGCATCGATCCTCACTGCCGTCGGGCGTGGCCCCAAGATACCACGGTGGACAGCAACGAATGTCCAACAATATGTTTGAGCAACATCCCAAAG ATAGTAAACAAATTACACAGCAACAAGCGATGGTGAGCCGTGGACAGGGAACCGGTGGAGTGAACAACACGACGCCGTATGGACAGCATTGGCTGGTGCAAGAAGCAGAACAAAGACGCATCGAGCAGCATCagaagagcaacaacaacgccAAACGGCCATTGCCAAAGTTTGTCATCGACGCGATAACGCAGCGTGTCCAGAAGCTAAATGCAGGAAGTCCTGAAAACTCGGA CCGTAGCAACTTATCGGAGGACTCAGATCTGGCAATGATAAACTCGAtgaaacaccatcaccaccatcagtcCCAATCGATGGTTCCTCCTCCGcctcaccatcatcaacaacaacctcTTCCACCACCAATACCaccccaacagcagcagcagcagcagcaaacatatTCCAATACAAGCGACAAAGTGTTGAGCGtgagtggaaaaaaggaatgcTCCCATTGCCGAATAGAGTTGG GCAAAGGGGCAGCGATGGCCATCGAAAGTCTGGGATTGTTCTACCACATCGAATGCTTCAAATGTTGCGTTTGTCACGTTAAGCTCGGGGACGGCACCAATGGTATAGATGTACGCGTTAGAAAGTATCGACTTCATTGCCAAAACTGTTTCTCTAGTGAAGATGGTGTAAAGTTTAGTTGCGTGTAA